The DNA sequence AAATAAATGATGATGATGGAAGAAATGGCAATGCCATTCGAAAAATACTGGCATGAGATGAGTTTTCAGCTGCCGACGCCGATCCAAGAAAATGTCTTCAAGCCATTGATGGAAGGCAAGGATGTTGTTGGGCTATCGCCGACCGGTACCGGCAAGACGTTGGCTTATGCTATCCCGTTGCTGCAAAAAACGGATGCCAACAAGGAATTGCAATTGTTGGTTCTCGTGCCTTCGCAGGAATTGGCGCACCAAGTAGGGCACGTTTTGGCTGAATGGGGTTCCCTGAAGGACTTGAGCGCGCAAGTGATCATCGGTGGCGCGAACGTTGGCCGTCAGATCGACAAGCTGAAGGAAAAGCCGGAAATCGTGGTCGGAACACCGGGACGATTGCTGGAATTGGCAAACCAGAAAAAACTGAAATTGCACAACATCAAGACGGTCATCCTGGATGAGGCGGACTATTTGATGCAGGAAGAACATCTGAGTGCCTTGCGCGAATTGATCAAAAAAACGCCGGGATCCCGCCAGATGGGCTTCTTCTCGGCTACGAACAGTGAGAATCTGAAGGACATCCAGAAATGGTTCAACACGGAGCCGCTTTGGTTCGACACAACCAAAGAAGGTCAGTTCATGGACCAGACTGTCCATGGCTTCATCGAGGCACCGACGCGGAAACGTGCGGAAATGCTGCGCCGTTTGGGCAACCTGGAAGGCATGC is a window from the Trichococcus shcherbakoviae genome containing:
- a CDS encoding DEAD/DEAH box helicase: MMMMEEMAMPFEKYWHEMSFQLPTPIQENVFKPLMEGKDVVGLSPTGTGKTLAYAIPLLQKTDANKELQLLVLVPSQELAHQVGHVLAEWGSLKDLSAQVIIGGANVGRQIDKLKEKPEIVVGTPGRLLELANQKKLKLHNIKTVILDEADYLMQEEHLSALRELIKKTPGSRQMGFFSATNSENLKDIQKWFNTEPLWFDTTKEGQFMDQTVHGFIEAPTRKRAEMLRRLGNLEGMQALVFVNSTQELDYLAGKLQFEGINVRMLHSDYGKAQRKSAMDEFRKGNATFLLTTDVSARGIDIQDLPYVIHYDLPLSKETYLHRSGRTGRMGKKGVVLSLVNDRNSRDIKRFAPHPDEVKEFFIYGGELVNELPSRESRDAIRDAQKPAAAKAAKIQKKVALKEEETAKEAVAKKTKKKKIRSKDQKNKGARRKPTEKKPTE